From a region of the Candidatus Rokuibacteriota bacterium genome:
- a CDS encoding MBL fold metallo-hydrolase, whose translation MDRLTVGGAVLDRIEETVDTSFTAEGFFPAFDPEVLRPHMAWLAPRYYIAERGALVFSMHSWIVKTGRHTVLIDACIGNGKDRMPRAHWHRLNTPFLERLRASGTSPEDVDYVMCTHMHADHIGWNTVLEDGRWVPTFPRARYLFSRIEYEHWTAHPDPSPIRRNAFNDSVLPIVEAGRADMIEDGHEVDGTFHVELAPGHTPGNVHIRLASKGSEAVFAGDVVHHPIQVYRPDWSTVACIDPAASAASRRRLLETCCERGALLLPAHFPAPHGGHVRDKGGGFELRWLAA comes from the coding sequence ATGGACAGGCTCACGGTCGGCGGCGCGGTCCTCGACCGCATCGAGGAGACGGTGGACACGAGCTTCACCGCCGAGGGCTTCTTTCCCGCCTTCGACCCGGAGGTGCTGCGCCCGCACATGGCATGGCTCGCGCCGCGCTATTACATCGCGGAGCGCGGGGCGCTGGTGTTCAGCATGCACAGCTGGATCGTGAAGACCGGCCGCCACACCGTGCTCATCGACGCCTGCATCGGCAACGGCAAGGACCGGATGCCGCGCGCCCACTGGCACCGGCTGAACACCCCGTTCCTCGAGCGCCTGCGGGCGTCGGGCACCTCGCCGGAGGATGTCGACTACGTGATGTGCACCCACATGCACGCCGATCACATCGGGTGGAACACCGTGCTCGAGGACGGCCGCTGGGTTCCGACGTTCCCGAGAGCTCGCTACCTCTTTTCTCGAATAGAGTACGAGCACTGGACGGCGCACCCTGACCCGAGCCCCATCCGCCGCAACGCGTTCAACGACAGCGTGCTGCCCATCGTGGAGGCGGGGCGCGCCGACATGATCGAGGACGGGCACGAGGTGGACGGGACGTTCCACGTCGAGCTCGCACCCGGGCACACGCCAGGCAACGTCCACATCCGGCTCGCGTCGAAAGGGTCCGAGGCGGTGTTCGCGGGCGACGTGGTCCACCATCCGATCCAGGTGTACCGCCCCGACTGGAGCACCGTCGCGTGCATCGATCCGGCCGCCTCCGCCGCCTCCCGCCGCCGGCTGCTCGAGACGTGCTGCGAGCGCGGGGCGCTCCTGCTGCCCGCGCACTTCCCCGCGCCTCACGGCGGCCACGTGCGCGACAAGGGCGGCGGGTTCGAGCTCCGGTGGCTCGCGGCGTAG